From Draconibacterium halophilum, one genomic window encodes:
- a CDS encoding PGPGW domain-containing protein — protein sequence MMKINSKYKKYIKLVIGVFVLCLGLVFMLLPFIPLGYIFVVAGLFLLAYEIPALKNQIDKLKEKDSKGRVAKVEEKLQEGDQIIEDKIIRDDDDKSS from the coding sequence ATGATGAAAATAAATTCAAAATATAAAAAGTATATAAAACTTGTAATTGGGGTGTTCGTATTATGTTTGGGGTTGGTTTTTATGTTGTTACCGTTTATCCCTCTGGGATATATTTTTGTAGTTGCCGGCCTGTTTCTACTTGCATACGAAATTCCTGCATTAAAAAATCAAATAGATAAATTAAAGGAAAAAGACAGTAAAGGCAGGGTAGCGAAAGTGGAAGAGAAGCTACAGGAAGGAGATCAAATTATAGAAGATAAAATTATAAGAGACGATGATGACAAATCAAGTTAA